The genomic window TGAAACCCATGGCATCGTAGCGGTGATCATCGGTCAAGATGAAGACAACGTTGCGAGGCTTGACGCCGTCCCGCTTTGCCGTCACCGGCAATTCATCCGCGGACAAAGTATTGCCCACAGGAAAGGCAGCAAGACTGATCAACAGGGCAAACAGGATCAAAACGCGCAGCATCGATGAAGCTCAAGGTAGCGAGGAGGTTTTTAAAAACGACTGTCCGGTACCGGGGTCGGAGAGGGTCTATTGTAACCGCATTTCCAGTGAAAACGGCATCGTTCGGCAACGCATGCTCAAGCAACACGGCTGCTTTCGATTCTCAACGTTGGCATTCGAACCCCCGTTTTCCGCTTGCTGTCCGAACAAGATCCGCAACAATAAGGCACAACAAGGGGCGACCAGGCGACTACGGCTACCAAACGACTGCCGGACTGTTTTCGGGCGGCGGAGGAAAATGGATGAAGCCTAATCAAGTGGATGCCCATGGCAGACCGGTCACGGGTTACACGGGGTGGATATTCCAATCGAACGATGGCAAGGAAAAGTATCCAGAACGGGGCGTTGGCTTGACCGGCGATATCAGTGAGAAATTTGCGGACGCGAGTATCGAGCTGATCGAGCAACTGCGTGAAAAACCATTCTTCATACACGTGAACTTCACCGCGCCGCACGACCCGTTGTTGATTCCTCCCGGCTTTAAGAATGCCTACGATCCCGCTACGATTCCACTGCCAATGAATTATCGGCCCAGCCATCCATTCGATCACGGCAACCAGAACTCGCGAGACGAATCGCTATTGCCGCTACCACGCACCGAGAAAGACGTCCGCGAAGACTTGGCGGTTTACTACGCCGTGATCTCGCACCTCGACCAACAAGTTGGTCGCATACTCATGGCTCTCGATGACAGCGGTGAGCGTGACAACACGATCGTCATTTTCACGAGCGATCATGGATTGGCGATGGGCAGCCACGGGTTACGTGGCAAGCAGAACATGTACGAACACACGATCAACGTGCCAATGCTGATCAGCGGCCCCGGCGTTCCAAAGAACCAACGCTTCGAGGCACAGATGTATCTGCGTGACATGTATGCCACGGTCTGCGACTTGGTGGGAATTCCCGTACCGGATGTGCCCAATACTGCCGGCACGCGAGCATCGATTGATGGTCGAAGTGTCGTGCCCGTACTGCGTGGCGATCAGGATCAGGTTCACAAATATGTCTTCGGCTACTTTCGCGATTTCCAACGAATGATTCGCGGCGAGCGTTGGAAATTGATTCACTATCCACAGATCGACAGATATCAATTGTTCGACTTGGTCAAGGAGCAGGAACCACCGAGACACTCACCCCAAGCAGGTTTGCTGGCGACCTGCAGGTACGGCCGCGGTTCCCGAGCACTGCCTGGACAGAAAAATGGATGACAGGAAGATGAGCGAGCCGAGGCCACGACCGCTTCATTCGGCTCTTGATTTAGCAGGAAGGAATATATGAAGCTAACAAGAGCTGCGTATCACCTCCCCCGAAACGCGACACCACTACTTGCACCGAAGCGTGCACATCCCGTACAGCTGTCGGCCATCTTCCTGTCACGCTTCCGCCGCCGGGACGAACCGCTGGGCGAATTGCTTTAAAGCCGAGGTCGACGACTTTGATTCAGTGAGAAACTTACACGTAAGCGTCTGCCATGTCTTGGACTTTTGACAGTCGGTGAAAATCGCCGACATATCCGTGTGGTCACGGCTCGCTTCCTCCACCAAGAATTTAACGGTTCCGGTATCACGCTTGCCCAGTGACACCAGCAAGATCAGGATGGCGACGGCGAAATGGGACCGATCCCAATCATAAAGCGGACCGGCTAGCATCCGCCAGCAAAGGAACTGCAATGCCGCCGTGGCAGTGCGATCGCCAAGTTTAATCGCACTGTCGACCAGCATCACGATCGTTGAATCTTGGCCGGTGAAGTAACCCTCGTTGGCGGGTTCGGCGTCGGCGCGCAGCAACACCGCGCAGGCAAACAGTCGAATCCAATGCCCACGTTGTCCGCTCGCCCCTGGTGCCCAAGTCGAGTCTTCCGGCTCGGACCAACGGATCAATTCCAACACTTCCCGTGGTTCCCACCGCATCGGGGCTGGGATCTTGCCTCGCTTGATCGCCCGCAACTGCTCCAAGTGCTCCTCGGCGTCCTGCCCGTAATCGGCTTCTGCGATCTCCTGCAGCATGGAAGCGTCGACGTGCTGAAACACCAGACGCAACAGTTCGTCACAATTGGGCTTGAAGTCGTCCAGAGGGTGATTCGACACGTGGCAAACACTTTCAAATTCTATCCATCGGTCTCTGCACGAAGCCTGCGAACGCGAATCGATCGGAAGGAAACGTGGCGAGCTTTCTGCGGGTTCATTTTGACGCCGTGTACCTGCAGTGCAATCACCCCCGCTGGGTACATTGCGTAGGCCTCGCCATCCGTAACATCCGCAACTTGTTCGCCATTGATCCAGGTTTGGATTCGCGGACCAACTGCCAACACACGCAGCTTGTTCCATTGCCCGTTCACCATCAGCTCATTGCGAACCAGGGCTTCCTTCGTTGTGATCCAGGCCCCGTTGCCTTGATTAAAGAGGTGGCCACTTCGTCGCCGGAGCGGTGTATGGCAAATACTTCGGATGCGGAACGTAGTTGCCTTCACCTTTCTCCCAGCGGAAGGTCTCGCCCTCAACGACAAGATCACGGCGCGGATTGAGCTTGGGTTCTGGATCGGCGAATTCCGTCGGCGCTGACTGCCGCAACTTGGCGATCACGTCCGCATACTGCGGATCGAGCCAGCGAAACGCCTTCCAGCTGCTGATAGGTAATTGCTTCGCGTTTCTGATTCTCGTCCATACACACGCCTGATGGGAATCAACTATCCGTTGACCGTATACCGAACGCGAACGGAAATCGTTAACAAGAAACCGCAAAAAACGTCGCTACTGCTTTGGCCCAAAACCGATTGAACGCGGCGACAAATCCTGGGACCGCAGATCAACTATCATATCACGCATTGGACGACTGGATTTACCTCTTGAATAGGTGGGCCATGAAGATGTCTCATCAAGATAGCACCCGGGGATGCGAATCGACCGGGCTACAATTTCGATGTCCCAGCTGCAAACTGGCCAACCCCATCGCTGAGAGTAGCGATCTTGGGAAGGTTGCGTGCAGTGGGTGCGGAGAAGTGGTCAACCTAATCGGTCATGACGAAACGCGAAGCCTTGATGGCTCGGTTGGCAGAAGTATTGGTCACTTTGAGATGACCGAGCGGCTGGGAATGGGAGCATTTGGGGCCGTCTACAAGAGTCGAGATCATATGCTCGACCGCTGGGTAGCGATCAAGCTGCCCCGTCGAGGCCAGCTCTCGTCCTCCGAATCGGAAAAGTTTCTACGTGAGGCTCGCACCGCTGCCCAACTGAGTCATCCGAACATTGTCAGCGTTTTCGAAGTGGGGCGAGACGGTGAACAAGTCTACATCGTGTCGGACTACATTGAGGGCGTCACGTTAGCCGATTGGCTGACCGCCAAACCTTTTCAACAACGCGACGCGGCCAAGCTATGCGTCAAGCTCTGCAGAGCCCTTGATTATGCTCACCGCTGCGGTGTGGTGCATCGGGACCTAAAGCCCGCCAACATCATGATGAACGCAGAGGGTGAGCCGCATATTATGGATTTTGGATTGGCAAAGCGGGACAGCGGCGAATTAACCATGACGCTCGAGGGGCAAGTCCTTGGATCGCCAGCGTATATGCCGCCCGAGCAAGCATCCGGAAACTCTCACACAGTCGACAATCGCGGTGACATTTATGCCCTCGGTGTGATCCTGTTCCAGTTGCTCACGTTAGAATTACCCTTTCGTGGCAACTCCGCCATGCTGCTGCATCAAGCCCTCCACGATGAACCACCCAGTCCTCGAAAGTTTAACGCGACCCTATCGCGAGACCTGGAAACGATCTGCCTAAAGTGTCTCGAAAAAAATCCGTCGCGACGCTTTGCGACGGCCAACGACTTGGCGGACGAATTGCAGCGTTTTCTCGACGGCCGGCCAATCCAAAGTCGACGGATCACCCAGGTAGAGCGAGCCTATCGTTGGGGCACTCGAAACCGTGTCCTCGCCGGCATGTTGCTCGCCTTTGTGGCTTCACTGCTGTTCGGAAGCATTGGTTCGGCAACCTTTGGATGGCTGGCGCTGCGAGAGTCCTGGCGTGCCGATGAGAGGGCGGCTTATGCCACCAAACAGGAACAGATAGCTGCCGAACACGCGAAGGAAGCTTCCTTGCGGTCGGACCAAGCTCAACGAGTGGCGTTTTACTCACAAGCGGAATCCTCGTTGGCTCGGGGGCGATACGCCCAGGCCTTCGAGTTGAATCAGCGACTCGCCAGACAAAACCCTCGCTGGGATTACGGTTACCAAACCAGTCGATTGATTGATGCACTCGACACAAAACGAAAGCTGATTGCCAATTTCCCCTGCCCACAAAAACCGATTTGGGCGACTCTAAATGACGGCATCCTGTTGTACCAGGAACCAAGCCCATCGCTGCGCGTGTCTGCCTACGACGTTTGGACGGACCAAATCCTTGCCTCAGTGGACGCCGCCGTGCAATGGTCGCAGGTGACTCCCGTTTCCGGCGATCAATGGATTGGAATTGCCGAAGACCAAGTGCTGACCGGTGACTTGGAAACGCTTCAAATCCAGGACTCCCTGCCTTTAAAACACTCCTCGCTTGCTCCGCCGGCAGATTCCGTCTCGCTCGAAAAAGAAATTTCGATCGTCGGTGCGCTCCACGCCAATCGCGCTGCCGTACTCTATCCCGACGGGCTGGTGGAATTATACGATACGAAACCGCTGCAGAAACGAAGTGAATTCCAACTCAAGAATCTCAAACCGTCACAACATTCCTCCTGGTTCCAACTCTCGAACGATGGCAAGCGATTGGTCTACAAGGTTGGACAACAGGGAACCTATTTGTACGACGTTGAGCAAAACAAAGGCGTGATTTCAAAACACGACACAACGCACACTATTCAATTCGGAACCGACCCGGACAATCTGTTTGGCATGATGTACAAGTCGAACCTGACGGACTTCATGTATTTCCAGAGGCGGCGTTGGCAGGATTCTCGCAGCGGTCCACCGTCACTTACATCGATCGGTAAGAACAAATTTGTCCGCGGCATCGGCGTCACCGGCGAACTGCTCGACATGCATGCTGGGGGTGCATCGAGCATGGAGGAAAGTATCGTAACGCTTCGATACGAGGACAACTTGAGTACGTTTAGGGTGTCGGCACCGGATGCCGGCGAGACGCTTGCCTTTGCAGACATGTGCCCCCAGGCTGGAGCCTCCGCAACGGTGGTCGCACACGACTTAGCCGATGGCCTCGTCGTATTCCACACCGGTGGTTCGCTTCAGGCTTACCTGGTTCGGCTGCTCGCCAAACCCGCTGATGCCAATCCCGTACCACCTGTCTTGCAGGCGTCACCGAGGGGTTTTTGCGGTACGGAAAACCGATTGTTTATTGCCAACACCAGGTCCGAACCCGTTTGGTTCGATCTCGCAACGGAAACGACTAGCCCTTGTCCGCTGGAACGACCGCCAACATCACCTGGGCGAATGATGTCGGTGTATGACGCCAAGCTTAGTAGCGATACGGAAACGCTGTTAGTTTTGTGGAATGAAAACGACTATTTTGGATACGGGGCTGCAAATTTTTTCGGCTTGCAACTCGCTGCATACGATCTTTCCGGCGGACTAAACGAACAAGGTCAGATTCCGATAAAAACGCTCATCACATGTCCAACGGTCGGTGATAGCGCGGGACAGGGGTGGAGGGGGACGGGCATCTCATCGGACGGAACGACTGGTATCTACATCTACGGCGAAGCTGGCCCCGAGTCAATCCAAGTCGAGATCTACGACCTTTCTACGGGAAAGCGAACTGCGGCCCTGGAACCGCAACAGTTTGTCCGCGTCGACGACAGCGGCGACTGGCTGCTGACGTATTCAATGGACAAGGTCGCACCGGTGAGGCTTTACGCCATCCATCAGGAAGCTCCAGTGCTTGAAGTGATGGTCGACGCGCCGGTCAGCAGAGCGGCCCTCGATCTGGCGAGGAATCAAATCCATGTGGGCCTGGAATCAGAGCGGCTATGTAGTTTTGATGTTGACAGCGGAAAGCTCGTTTCCTCGCTGGCAACCCCACTGGCCGTTGTCAAAACGATCGATGGTTCGCCGTTATTCTTCGGCGTTCAGCAAACTCAATCTAATTATGGCTCATTGGTTCTTTCTAGCTTTGAACATGGCCGCGTGATCGAGGTCTTGGACCGAACTTTTTGGTTTAGTTCGAACGTGACACTCAGCGAAAATTCGCGTGTGGCTTCTTACGCGGAACGGAACAGCGAAGTGCGGATTTTCCGATCGTTGTCCCCAGAACAAGCGATCGCTTCCCTGGAGCGAGTCAAACGCATTCCCGCCGCATGGGAGCTTGCCAATCGCAGCTCAGCCCCAACGGCCTTTGACGACACTCGTTTCTGGCACAAGCTTCAGCGTGCCATTCGCAATCAAGATCAAAACGAAACAGCACGTCTGTCGAACAGAATCCGTTTGTTCAAGAACAACCGCGACGTTAATCGTAGACTCCGGGATATCTATGCAGGATACGGTCAGTGGAAAAAGGCCCTCGAGGCGAGCAGGCAGGCCGGATTTGGCAATCATGATCCAAGACACCTGATGCTCCTGGGACTTGCCGGGGCCCCCGGCGCTTACGAACAAGCTAGGAGTGAGTTTCTCGATCAACTGTCGTTCCCGCTTGCGGGGCATCAAAATCATGTTGCCGCCATCGCGGTGGGCTTGACACAGATTCCCACCAAGCATCACGCGACTATCGAAGCCATGACGGAAAATGCCATGGCTGCAGAGCACAATTGGGAGTCTGCGATGGCTCTTAAACTTCGGTATCCGATGGGCGACTACCTGACAAAACGCGACGAATTGAAGAAAGCCAAAGGCATGCCTGAGGAAGCCATTGTTGTTGCGATGGCGAGATACCTAGCGAGCCCAACGGAAGCGACACGAAAACGGCTTGTTGAGTCCTACGACAAGCTGCTAGAGAAAGTAGAAGCTGTCGGGGAGCGGGACGTCCCCATGAAATATTGGCACGAGTTGGTGGAGGACCAGAGCCAGCTCAACTACGCTCGGGAACTCCTTTCAAAATAAGCCTGCTAGACTGCACCTCCCATGCCATCCCTGTCCCCGCACAGCAAGCCAAGGGCCCGTGGATAGGGGCAAGATGATTGTTGCAGGAAGATGCGCTAGCGGGGACTCAATGCTGAACCGGAAAACCCAGCTGGCCTTATTCCAGGTGCCAATCGTGGGCGTCGGCCATGATGCTGGCGTTGATCTGCAGCAGCTGTTGCTTCATTCTCGCCAGAGTCTCGGGGAAGTCATCCGCAACGTTGGTCGTCTGCGCCCGGTCCTGTTCCAGATCGAACAGTTGGTAGTCTTTGTAACCGCCCGTTTTAATCATCGGGATCCAGGATTCCTTGAACATGTTGTGGTTCGACAATTCGTAGTCTCGGTGAGCGACCAATGACCACTTGCCGTCTCGCATGGCAACAATCGGTTGGCTCCGCTGCAAATGCCAGAACAACGGTTGGTGCCGTGTAAACGCATCCGCTTGTCCACGCAGGATCGGCGTCAGATTGGAGCCGTCGAGATGACGTGTGGCGGGAGGCGTGACGCCGACGAGCGAACAGATGGTCGGCAAGATATCGACAATCCCCGCCGGTTCAGCGGACACCTGCCCGGACTGCACTTGACCGGGCCACACGAAGATACCCGGCACGCGAATCCCCCCTTCCCAGTTTGCCCCCTTGCGACCTCGCAGACCACCAGTCCGATCATCGCGATAGCTTCCGTTGTCCGATGCGTAAACGATGATCGTATCTTCCGCCGCATCAACTTCGCGCAGCTTTTTGAGGATCCGTCCAATCGCGCGATCGGTGTTGTCAATCGTGGCGCTGTAGACCGCCGCCTTGTCTTTGCGGTCCCCGTAGGTATCCACGAGTGCTTCGGGAGCGGCGATCGGCGCGTGAGGTTCGTGAAACCAGACGTTCAGAAAAAACGGACGCTCCGTTCGACCTTCCTGGTCCAGCCAGCCGATGGCTTCGTCGGCGACCAGTTGACATGAATAGCCTTCCAAGGGGCCGACGGGCTCTCCATTGCGGATGAAGTTGTCCGGGTTTCGATGGCTGGGCGACGCGTTATTCCAAGTCGCAAACCAGTGATCGAAGCCGTGGTCGGCGGGAGTGGGTTTTTGCCGCTGGGGCGTTGGCAGTCCTAAGTGCCACTTGCCCACGTGTGCGGTTGCATACCCTGCCCCTTTCAGCAATTCCGCAAGCGTATTTTCGCGGAGCAGCAAATGCGAGTTCTGGCTTTCATCGTGAATCCAGCTATAGACGCCGGCGCGAATGTGATGGCGACCTGTCAGCAGAGTGGCCCGAGACGGACTGCAAACGGCGCAGCCGGAGTAGAAATCCGTGAACCGAGTGCCCGCGGCGGCCAGTCCATCGATATTCGGCGTGCGTACAGGTCCGCCATAACATCCAACATCTTTGAATCCGAGATCATCCGCCAGCAAGATCACCACGTTGGGCTGATCGGCCGCGTGCAGGCTCAGCCCACCCAAGTTCACAACCACCATCGCCAGAAACAGCAAACACATTCTCATATCGTTTATCTCTCCAGGATTCTCTCGAACAGTCACTCTTCGTCGCCAACGTGCATAGGATACAACATTCCGGGCGTTCGGTAGTCTCCAGCTCCCTGCCGCCGCCCAACGTTGGCTTGCCTGCTTCTATGACCAGTTGCGCCGCGACTACGACCAGCCGGGGCACGGCCTTGAGAATTGACTTTCATGGAACTGTAACTTTGGCCACTGCTTTTCCAGCGTCGCAGAAAGCCGAAGCCATCCACCAGTTTGTGACTATCCAAAGCCTAATTCCGCGTGGAACCGTTCGGTTCGATTGTGCCGCTTGTATTGATTGGGTCGTCATTCGAACCGTCGATTTCGAACAAGCCACACGAAATCGAAAAAAATCAGTTGACACTATCAAAACAGCTGTTTTGCTTTTGCGGCTGAGTCGAAATCAGTACTGAAGCGAACCAACAGTCTTCCAGACGAATCCGAATCGGTGACACGCGTCCGCAATCGAAGCCGCCAATTTGAGTGTCTCAACGGAAGATGGCATTTCGCGGAAACGGATTTACGCAGACCGATTGCTTTCTCATGTGTTGATACCATGACGCGAATTGTTCGAGCGTTAGGCTCACTTGCCACCTTCATCTGCATTGTCTTTACCGCCTGCAATTGCAGCGATGGCAATGATCTTTGGGGATCACACGTCGAAGTGGAGGGCGCAGCGGGAGACGATAGCGAACGCGGCCAAATGAATTTCTTTGTGCCGATCTTTCAACACCAGAACAGTCTCGCCTTTGCCGACTTCCGCGCATCGTTCGACGATAACGCAGAGAGCGAAGGCAACTGGGGGCTCGCCTATCGGACGGTCGTGGACAACTCATTGATCTTCGGGATCAACGGCTACTTTGATTATCGCAACACCCGTTTCGACAACAAGTTTTCACAAGGCGGCTTTGGGCTCGAAACGCTTACCAAGAATCGCGGTGCTCGGTTCAACGCCTACTTTCCCGAGGACGGCCTACAAGCGGCCGGTGCGGGTAGCGGCACGCCGGTGGCGGTGTTGGTGAACGACAATATTTTCATCGCGGGCGCCGGCTCAAACGAGGCGGCGTTTCGCGGCTTCGATGCCGATGTCGAGCAGCTTCTGTGGTACCGCGATCGAAGTGGCAACTCGCGGTCGGGCTGGTCCGTATCAGGAAATTCGGCCCCGGCGTCGGAGCTTTGGGCATCCGCCGGTATGTATCACTTTGCGGCGACGGAATCCGGTTTTGACGACATCACCGGCCCGCGACTCCGCACCGAACTGCGTCTTTTTGATGTGCCCTATTTAGGCAATGATTCACGGGTTGTCGTCGCCGGACAGTACCAATACGACGACGTTCGCGGCTCTCAGGGCAGTGGGATGCTGGCCGTCCGGATCCCCCTCGGAAATAAACAGCGGCGGAAACGCAGCCGACTGAACTGGCTGGCCCGACGCATGGTCGACACGATTCGTCGCGATCCGCAAATCGTGACCGACACCAGCGGTTCGGACGGTATGGAACGTGCGATCAACGCGGAGTCGGGCCAGCCGATCGAAGGAGCCGTGGTTATCGACGCGAACACCGTGAACCCTGGCGATGTCATCGAAAACGCTGGCGAAGGTGCCGTCATCATCGTCGACGGTTCCGCAGGAACGGTCACCGTGCCGAAATGGGACGGGATGTCTGTTTTAGGAACCGAGGTGAGTAGCGGGCAAACGATCGTCGGTGGAGGCAGCGTGTTGCCACTCCGGGGTGCCTCATCTGGGGTCCTGGTTGCCTACAACACACCCGGGTCGCGTCCCCTGATCAATGGCACGTTCAGCGGGAACGGGATTCGCGACTTTCAGATCCGGGGCGTCGACTTGTCGGTCACCGATGACTCGTTCGGGCCGATCTTCTTACCGAACTCGGAGTTGCTGCTTGATGATGTCAACCTGACATATACCGCGACTTCCATCTCCAGCAATGGAGCCGTTGCGGTCTTTGGTTCGTCATTCGGTGGCTCAACGCCGCAACCGACCGAACTCATCATTCGCAATTCACGCGTCGAAGCGATTGGCATCCAAGCGAATGCCATCGACTTTAGCGGAGGAACAATCGACATCAGCGACTCACAACTGATCTCAAGTGGAGGAGGATTATTCCCGGGAGCCGCTTTGTTCCTTCGCTCCGAGTACGACGCGACGGTACGCAATACAACATTGACCGCAGATTCCGGCGCCCTTCGCTTTTCAACCAGTGGCGGGCTCACGACGGAACCTTCACGCCTACGATTTTTCGGCGGATCGATCGACGGCGGGGCGGGAACAGGAGTCAACGGCCTGACCATCGGCAATGCCAGTTCGCGAGCCTTGGTTCTCTTCGACGGAACCACGATCACCAGCGGCCAGCAGTCGATCTGGCTGTACGACTCCGACGGCGGCGGCACGGTGTTCCAAGGCACGATGGACGTGACGGTCCGCAATTCAAATCTCACCGCCGGAGCCGGGTTTGCGGAGATCGATGTGTTCAGCGATTCGTTCCTTCCCGGTGTGTTTAACCTCGACATCGCCAACAACACACTCGATGGCGGAAACGGTTCGATCCACCTGGAAGATGAAACAGCCGGCAACATTCGGGTATTCCAGAGTGCCCCGGGCAGCGGAGCCGACGGCCTCGATGCGCTCAACGGGATTCCAACCGGCAACGTCACCACTTCCGGCGGCATCTTGTTTGATCAGCCAGCTCCGACGCTACCGTAAGTGTCATCAGCATCGGCATCGGCGTCGGCAAATCCATTGGCAGGTCGTTCGCGAGCGTGAGGCTAAATCGGCCAGAGGCGTTTTTAGCGTCTCCCCCTGTCGCCGGATCAAATTCTGCGTTGAATCAGCGCTCGTCCTGGGAAGCAAGTAACCGTTCAGTCCCTGCGGTTCCGCTTTGGGGCCGCAGTAACTGTCCCCGCGTCCGTGACGGTCCCCGCGCGTCCGTTCAACGGGAAATCGCAGGACGGCGCGCGGCTTGGGGCTCACGACCAGGGGTGGCGTGTTGAAAACCGCTGGGCAATGCTGTGGATCGAACCAACACAATCGACCGTAACGCAAGCTCGCGCACGCATCACGCCTGCCCATTCCGACTTTTCAGACAAGCCCTCGCACCAAAGCTGCCGTTACCAACAAGCACACGATCGCACCGGAGATGCTGATCACTCGCAAGCCTTTTGCGTTTTTAGCTCCTACCATTCTAAGTAGCGCTTGCCCCGCAACGGAGTCTTCGACTTCTCGGCCAACAAAAGCCAATCTTAAACATATTCCGGCCATCCCCGTCGGAAAACCGGTTAAGACACCGGCATACAGTGCAACCAAAAGTTCACCCCACACGTTTTCATTTCCGTTTCGCGGAAACCGCTGGACAAAGCAGTTGACCGTCACTGGCGCTGCGGACAACAGAAACATCGCCCCACCGGCAATCAATGAGTTTCGCCAAACCAAACGAACCCCTTCGACCGACGCACCCACAGTTTTGTTTAGTTTGGCCTCTAAACTGGAAGCGATCTCGAGCTCTGATCGTGCGATCCAGTGTTCAGCAGTTCCCAGGCGTTTGTTGCAAGCGCGGAACACGTAGAGTGGGAAGCTGAAAATGACGACCACAGGATTCATCCACGGAGCGTCCTCATCGAAGACGTAGTCGCGTTCGAAGGGAACCGAAACTTCTTCTCGGTTCACGGTGCCAGAGAAAGCTCCTCTGATTTCGACACGTGTGGAATGACTCGAAAAACAGGAAACGCATACAACGCCATCACACTGGTGAACCCATCCCGACTCATCGACCGCGGTTGCAAGCAGCTGCGCGATGCGTTCAGCAGAATCCAAGCGATCAGGAGTCTCTCCTGTTCCTGTGATGGAAATTTCGCGATTCATTATTGCACAGCTAGATAACGAATTGCGATCTATCGAGTGTTGCCTGGATGCAATGGTGGATAGATCGTGCGTTGCACTTTGTCGTTCGTTGCAACGCGGTTTGGCTTGGAGGTCGGTGTGCCCCTGCTTTCACATAGTAGGATTTTAGGCGATGGCTGGGGCCGTCACAAATCCGGAGATGAAGCGTTGTTGGCGTGGAGGGGCCGTGCGACCAAACCAGCAACCTTCCTAGTCGCCGGCGTTTGCGGCCCTGCTCTGTTTTGCCTCGGTTGAACAGCTCTCGCCGACTGTGACTGACGTTGAGCTGGGTGATGTCGACCAGCAAATGGTTCTAATCCTTCCCACTCCCCTCTTCGCGAAGACGCTTGCGTTCCATTAAGCGTCGGATCACCTCCGCTTTGTTGGGACCGCCGCCTGCGGTGCGTCCGAACCAGGGAGCAATGCGCAGCACTTCACCGGTGCGGTGATCGAGCAGATCGAATTCCATATTGAACGATCCCCCGCCTTTGCTCTTCGCATTTCGCGCCAATGCTTCTCGCAGTCGGATGTTGGGATTGTTGTAGTTTGCAAACGGTTTGTTTGGATCATCTCCATAGATCTGATTTCCTTCCCATGACAACAGAATGTCGCCGACTTCGATCCCAGCCAACTCAGCGGGGCTGTAGGGAGCTACTTGCGTGACCTGCATTCCGCTGGGGAAGTACGCGGGAATTCGGCTCTTGTCGGCGGGGCCGAGCGACACACCAATCTGAAAGGGATCGACGAACTCAGGGTCGGGGGTCGATTTTTCAGGTCGGCGGTGCCCGGACACGAACGTTCCCCAATGTTGATAGTAATGCGATTCAAATATTGGCAGAATTTTGCGAGCCGTGAGCGGAGGGATGCGGAAAAAAAGGCGATCCGAGATGTCAAGCAGTTCGTCTACGGCACCATCGCCAACGTTCGGCACCGCGATCCGTACGTAATGATTCGCTTCAGGCCGCGTCATTGCTTTCAGGTTTACGCCGGGCTTCAATGCTTCGTCACTGTCAAAGCAGAATTGCATTCGATGCCCCCGTACAACCACCGGTTCGTTGCCGAGCAACGTGTGGAGCGAACCATCAGGCCACTTCGGCCGCACAAAGCTCACGCGTTCGAGGCGAATCCCTGAGACTTTGCCGAATTGAAAGGTAGCTGGCAATGTAGCGGGGACTTTCTTGCTGGTCGTGCTCCGGTACAGAAATTCGATATCCACAACCTGCCCTTGATGATAGGTTCGCT from Roseimaritima ulvae includes these protein-coding regions:
- a CDS encoding inverse autotransporter beta domain-containing protein, with product MTRIVRALGSLATFICIVFTACNCSDGNDLWGSHVEVEGAAGDDSERGQMNFFVPIFQHQNSLAFADFRASFDDNAESEGNWGLAYRTVVDNSLIFGINGYFDYRNTRFDNKFSQGGFGLETLTKNRGARFNAYFPEDGLQAAGAGSGTPVAVLVNDNIFIAGAGSNEAAFRGFDADVEQLLWYRDRSGNSRSGWSVSGNSAPASELWASAGMYHFAATESGFDDITGPRLRTELRLFDVPYLGNDSRVVVAGQYQYDDVRGSQGSGMLAVRIPLGNKQRRKRSRLNWLARRMVDTIRRDPQIVTDTSGSDGMERAINAESGQPIEGAVVIDANTVNPGDVIENAGEGAVIIVDGSAGTVTVPKWDGMSVLGTEVSSGQTIVGGGSVLPLRGASSGVLVAYNTPGSRPLINGTFSGNGIRDFQIRGVDLSVTDDSFGPIFLPNSELLLDDVNLTYTATSISSNGAVAVFGSSFGGSTPQPTELIIRNSRVEAIGIQANAIDFSGGTIDISDSQLISSGGGLFPGAALFLRSEYDATVRNTTLTADSGALRFSTSGGLTTEPSRLRFFGGSIDGGAGTGVNGLTIGNASSRALVLFDGTTITSGQQSIWLYDSDGGGTVFQGTMDVTVRNSNLTAGAGFAEIDVFSDSFLPGVFNLDIANNTLDGGNGSIHLEDETAGNIRVFQSAPGSGADGLDALNGIPTGNVTTSGGILFDQPAPTLP
- a CDS encoding sulfatase family protein, which translates into the protein MCLLFLAMVVVNLGGLSLHAADQPNVVILLADDLGFKDVGCYGGPVRTPNIDGLAAAGTRFTDFYSGCAVCSPSRATLLTGRHHIRAGVYSWIHDESQNSHLLLRENTLAELLKGAGYATAHVGKWHLGLPTPQRQKPTPADHGFDHWFATWNNASPSHRNPDNFIRNGEPVGPLEGYSCQLVADEAIGWLDQEGRTERPFFLNVWFHEPHAPIAAPEALVDTYGDRKDKAAVYSATIDNTDRAIGRILKKLREVDAAEDTIIVYASDNGSYRDDRTGGLRGRKGANWEGGIRVPGIFVWPGQVQSGQVSAEPAGIVDILPTICSLVGVTPPATRHLDGSNLTPILRGQADAFTRHQPLFWHLQRSQPIVAMRDGKWSLVAHRDYELSNHNMFKESWIPMIKTGGYKDYQLFDLEQDRAQTTNVADDFPETLARMKQQLLQINASIMADAHDWHLE